In Oceanivirga salmonicida, the DNA window GAAATTTATGATAATCCTAAAGATGAATATACAAAAAAATTTTTAAATTTAATAAATTTAAAAAGAATAGATGAAGAAGAAAAAAATGAAGGAAAAGAAATATTAAAAATAGAAAAATTGTATAAAGATTATAATAAAAAAAATATTTTAAATGGTATTTCATTTAATTTAAAAGAAAATGAGATAGTATCAATAATAGGGGAAAGTGGAAGTGGTAAAAGTACCTTAGCCAGAATAATTTCAGGTTTAGAAAATTCTAAAAGTGGTGATGAATATTATTTTAATATTAAACGTTTTAAAAATATGTTTAAAAATAAAAATTATAGACAAAATATTCAAATGGTATTTCAAAATTCTTTTATTTCGGTTGATCCACAATATACAATTTATAGAATTTTAGAAGAACCACTTAATAATTTTTTTAATTTAAATTTATTAGAGAAAAAATCACACATAGAAAAAATTTTAAAAAGTGTTGAATTAAATGATGTTGATATAAATCAAAAAGGAATTCATTTATCAGGAGGGCAACTCCAAAGAGTATGTTTAGCTAGAGCCTTATTAGCTAAACCCAAAATACTTATACTTGATGAATTTACTTCAAGTTTAGATTTGATTATAAGAAATAAAATACTTGATTTAGTAAAAAAATTAAAAGATGAGTATAAATTTTCAATTATTTTTATAACACATGATCTAGAATCTGTATTAAGGGTTTCAGATAGATTTTATGTTATGAAGGGTGGTGAAATAATAGATGAAGTTTTAAAAATGGATACCAAATTATTAAAAAATAAATATACCAAATTTTTATTTGAATCTATAATGACAGGTAATCCTCATAATAAAAAAGTATTAT includes these proteins:
- a CDS encoding ABC transporter ATP-binding protein, producing MNKILEVKSLYLKNNKNDKKILENISINVEKGKIVSIIGESGSGKTLFIKSILKKLPENINNEKGEIKFLNENITKELVIKHIGLITQNPLEALNPSMKIYKQLEEAINGKIDNQVRVLLEKVGILDIDEVLNSYPYKLSGGMCQRIMIAMMMLKKPDLLIADEPTTSLDMINQTLIIRELIKLQKELNMSILLITHDLSLVMEISDYVYILKEGKIIEEGNTKEIYDNPKDEYTKKFLNLINLKRIDEEEKNEGKEILKIEKLYKDYNKKNILNGISFNLKENEIVSIIGESGSGKSTLARIISGLENSKSGDEYYFNIKRFKNMFKNKNYRQNIQMVFQNSFISVDPQYTIYRILEEPLNNFFNLNLLEKKSHIEKILKSVELNDVDINQKGIHLSGGQLQRVCLARALLAKPKILILDEFTSSLDLIIRNKILDLVKKLKDEYKFSIIFITHDLESVLRVSDRFYVMKGGEIIDEVLKMDTKLLKNKYTKFLFESIMTGNPHNKKVLY